From one Humulus lupulus chromosome 8, drHumLupu1.1, whole genome shotgun sequence genomic stretch:
- the LOC133798564 gene encoding rhomboid-like protein 19 — MATPALAGGMGAFSGFTRLCKGLAVVLISGHIVIQVLPQAIQYLALIPARTIPFAWNLITAGYIEQTIHGVVLSTIGLLFIGKLLEPVWGSREFLKFIFVVNFLTSVCVFIIAITLYYITTQENYLYNPLSGFHGILSGFLVGIKQIIPDQDIPLLKLKAKWLPSLSVLLSIVICFLASESATILPTLIFGTYMSWIYLRYWQKKPETKLKGDPSDDFAFSTFFPDFLRPVIDPIASIFHRMLCGRSEAANNARGYTVGGAPLPGSDPIEASRRRERGARALEERLATDRLAGALGSEESGDAVENV, encoded by the exons ATGGCCACTCCCGCGCTCGCAGGG GGCATGGGCGCCTTCTCTGGGTTCACTCGGCTATGCAAGGGTCTTGCCGTGGTACTCATCAGTGGCCACATTGTGATCCAGGTTTTGCCTCAAGCTATTCAATATCTTGCTCTGATTCCCGCAAG AACGATTCCTTTTGCCTGGAACCTTATAACAGCTGGTTACATTGAACAAACGATACATGGG GTGGTTCTGAGCACCATTGGTCTTCTTTTCATTGGGAAGCTGCTTGAGCCTGTATGGGGTTCTCGGGAATTCCTCAAGTTCATCTTTGTTGTCAACTTTCTGACTTCTGTGTGCGTTTTCATTATAGCTATCACGTTGTACTACATTACAACTCAGGAAAATTACCT ATATAATCCTCTTTCTGGATTCCATGGGATCCTTTCGGGATTCTTAGTTGGCATCAAGCAGATCATACCTGACCAAGATATTCCTTTACTAAAATTAAAAGCTAAG TGGTTACCATCTCTCTCGGTATTGCTATCAATTGTGATTTGTTTCTTGGCATCAGAGTCAGCAACAATTCTTCCAACTCTGATATTTGGCACATACATGAGCTGGATTTACCTCAGATACTGGCAGAAGAAACCAGAAACAAAACTCAAGGGTGATCCAAGTGATGATTTTGCATTCTCAACCTTCTTCCCTGACTTTTTAAG ACCCGTAATTGATCCCATTGCATCTATATTCCATCGGATGCTCTGTGGAAGATCTGAAGCTGCTAATAATGCCCGGGGTTATACTGTGGGAGGAGCCCCGTTGCCTGGTTCTGATCCTATCGAAGCATCTAGGAGAAG GGAAAGAGGTGCTCGTGCACTAGAAGAGAGGTTGGCAACTGATAGACTGGCTGGCGCGCTAGGTTCTGAAGAATCAGGAGATGCTGTAGAAAATGTTTGA